One window of Botrimarina mediterranea genomic DNA carries:
- a CDS encoding DUF2237 family protein, translating into MSTPASGRNTQPKNVLGEPLKPCCANPNEGPVTGFYRDGFCRTGASDVGIHTVCAQMTPEFLEFSRERGNDLSTPVPEYEFPGLVAGDRWCLCAARWKEAYDAGMAPPVVLAACHISSLEFATLEELREHAVE; encoded by the coding sequence ATGAGCACTCCCGCCTCTGGCCGCAACACCCAGCCGAAGAACGTGTTGGGCGAACCGCTAAAGCCGTGCTGCGCTAATCCCAACGAAGGCCCGGTGACGGGCTTCTACCGTGACGGCTTCTGCCGCACCGGCGCCAGCGATGTCGGCATCCACACCGTCTGCGCGCAGATGACGCCCGAGTTTCTCGAGTTCAGCCGCGAGCGCGGCAACGACCTCAGCACGCCGGTCCCCGAGTACGAGTTCCCGGGCCTCGTCGCCGGCGACCGGTGGTGTCTCTGCGCCGCGCGTTGGAAAGAAGCCTACGACGCCGGCATGGCGCCCCCGGTGGTGCTGGCGGCGTGCCACATCTCGTCGCTCGAGTTTG
- a CDS encoding phosphatidylinositol-specific phospholipase C1-like protein, which produces MTLASRTFAAAIAIFACGIGFAREPFDTSGLRLNQLQVIGSHNSYKQAIDAPLLRLMSLANGDARALDYAHPPLSEQLDLGLRALELDLFDDPDGGRYAAPQGLELQRRMGFEPAPYNADRKMQTPGFKVLHVTDVDFRSNCATLDDALVELREWSQRNAGHLPVIVTMNLNDQPAPFPNATEPAPFGAAALDRLDETIREGLSEDRLITPDLVRGDAETLAAAIRDRGWPRVDDVRGQFLFVIDEGGMKRRDYVDGHPSLCGRALFTTSEPGTPEAAVLIINDPLRDGQAIRQRVEQGYLVRTRADAETAEARAGDHSRFDASRVCGAQVISTDYPLPDERLGTGYSVAFEGGAYVRRNPVTATKTPASDPAASDPPASSP; this is translated from the coding sequence ATGACATTGGCATCCAGAACGTTCGCCGCCGCGATAGCAATCTTCGCCTGTGGGATCGGCTTCGCGCGCGAGCCGTTCGACACGAGCGGCCTGCGGCTGAATCAGTTGCAGGTGATTGGCTCGCACAACAGCTACAAGCAAGCGATCGACGCGCCGCTGCTGCGGCTGATGTCGTTGGCCAACGGGGACGCCCGCGCGCTCGACTACGCCCACCCGCCGCTCAGTGAGCAGCTCGACCTGGGCCTGCGGGCATTAGAGCTCGATCTCTTCGACGACCCCGACGGCGGGCGTTACGCCGCGCCTCAAGGCCTAGAGCTTCAACGACGGATGGGCTTCGAGCCCGCGCCGTACAACGCCGATCGCAAGATGCAGACGCCGGGCTTCAAGGTGCTGCACGTCACCGACGTCGACTTCCGCAGCAACTGCGCGACGCTCGACGACGCGCTCGTCGAGCTACGCGAATGGTCGCAGCGGAACGCCGGACACCTGCCGGTCATCGTCACGATGAACCTCAACGACCAGCCGGCTCCGTTCCCCAACGCCACCGAACCGGCGCCGTTCGGCGCCGCGGCGCTCGATCGCCTTGACGAAACGATCCGCGAAGGGCTCAGCGAAGATCGGTTGATTACGCCCGACCTCGTGCGCGGCGACGCCGAGACGCTTGCAGCGGCGATTCGTGATCGCGGCTGGCCCAGGGTGGATGACGTACGCGGGCAATTCCTTTTCGTGATCGACGAAGGCGGCATGAAGCGGCGGGATTACGTTGACGGCCACCCTTCTCTGTGCGGTCGCGCGCTATTCACCACTTCGGAACCGGGGACTCCCGAAGCGGCGGTGCTGATCATCAACGACCCGCTGCGCGACGGCCAGGCCATTCGCCAACGGGTCGAGCAAGGTTATCTCGTCCGCACCCGCGCCGACGCCGAGACGGCCGAGGCCCGCGCGGGCGACCACTCACGCTTCGACGCGTCAAGGGTCTGCGGCGCGCAGGTCATCAGCACCGACTACCCCCTTCCGGACGAGCGGCTCGGAACCGGGTATAGTGTGGCCTTCGAGGGCGGCGCGTACGTGCGTCGCAATCCCGTGACCGCCACCAAGACTCCTGCTAGCGACCCCGCCGCTAGTGACCCACCCGCTTCGAGCCCATGA
- the mddA gene encoding methanethiol S-methyltransferase, which translates to MKRWIYFAYGVGCYLLFMAVYNYMAVFVGNLVPAGWRDSVKTIDSGAGPLTAFAVAWDVALLGLFAVQHSVMARPAFKRAWTRIVPQEIERSTYVLASSLVTVVVMALWRPIDMIVWDVANPSARALGWTLFAMGWAMVPLVSLLINHFDLFGLRQVWLHLRGREYTALPFHEPLLYSRVRHPLYIGWAIAFWATPTMTVGHLLFAGVLTLYMVVAAMIEERDLVAHFGDVYEGYQRRVPMFLPRLRAVEED; encoded by the coding sequence ATGAAACGTTGGATTTACTTTGCGTACGGAGTGGGCTGCTACCTGCTGTTCATGGCCGTTTACAACTACATGGCGGTCTTCGTCGGCAACCTCGTCCCCGCCGGATGGCGTGATTCGGTGAAGACGATCGACTCGGGCGCCGGGCCCCTGACGGCGTTCGCCGTCGCCTGGGACGTCGCCTTGCTGGGCCTGTTCGCCGTGCAGCACTCGGTGATGGCGCGGCCGGCGTTCAAACGGGCCTGGACGCGGATCGTTCCGCAAGAGATCGAACGCAGCACCTATGTGTTGGCGTCGAGCCTCGTGACGGTCGTCGTCATGGCGCTATGGCGGCCGATCGACATGATCGTCTGGGACGTGGCGAACCCCTCCGCCCGCGCTCTCGGTTGGACCCTGTTCGCGATGGGCTGGGCGATGGTGCCGCTGGTGAGCCTGCTCATCAACCACTTCGACCTGTTCGGCCTGCGGCAGGTGTGGCTGCACCTCCGCGGCCGCGAGTACACGGCGTTGCCGTTCCACGAGCCGCTACTCTACAGCCGGGTGCGTCACCCGCTCTACATCGGCTGGGCGATCGCGTTCTGGGCGACGCCGACGATGACGGTCGGCCACCTGTTGTTCGCCGGCGTGCTGACGCTCTACATGGTTGTCGCGGCGATGATCGAAGAGCGGGACCTCGTGGCCCACTTCGGCGACGTCTACGAGGGATACCAACGACGCGTGCCGATGTTCCTGCCGCGGCTGCGAGCGGTGGAAGAGGATTGA
- a CDS encoding TetR/AcrR family transcriptional regulator has product MPATTREKLADAALRRFYRDGFRNVGIDQVLADVGISKTAFYKHFECKEDLVLLGLERHDIEAQEMFDRVTREVGGPTALGRLYALFDVVEQIIGDEEFHGCVFVNVAIEFPLPHDPAHVAAANSKRAVEKMVGDLATEAGADDPAALAHELCLIMEGAYVTRSVGCEGDTISAARRLARLAIKSRCGACPQ; this is encoded by the coding sequence ATGCCCGCCACGACCCGCGAAAAGCTCGCCGACGCCGCCCTGCGACGCTTCTACCGCGACGGGTTCCGCAATGTCGGCATCGACCAGGTCCTCGCCGATGTCGGCATCAGCAAGACCGCGTTCTACAAGCACTTTGAGTGCAAGGAAGACCTCGTGCTGCTGGGCCTCGAGCGGCACGACATCGAGGCCCAGGAGATGTTCGACCGCGTCACGCGCGAGGTCGGCGGGCCGACCGCGCTAGGCCGGCTCTACGCGCTCTTCGATGTGGTGGAGCAGATCATCGGCGACGAAGAATTTCACGGCTGTGTCTTCGTCAACGTCGCGATCGAGTTCCCCCTGCCCCACGACCCGGCCCACGTCGCCGCCGCCAATAGCAAACGGGCGGTCGAAAAGATGGTGGGCGACTTAGCGACCGAAGCGGGCGCCGACGACCCCGCCGCGCTCGCGCACGAGTTGTGCCTGATCATGGAGGGCGCTTACGTCACCCGCAGCGTCGGCTGCGAGGGGGACACCATCTCTGCGGCGCGACGGCTGGCGCGATTGGCGATCAAGAGCCGCTGCGGCGCATGTCCCCAGTAG
- a CDS encoding class I SAM-dependent methyltransferase — protein sequence MFTLQLIGTDDQAYESQDGGMAAENLLNTSLIDSHLMREAPWSEGHGAAPGHLGGGMLYYALTHLLCAKRCVCIGSGGGFVPRLMRQAQRDLLRAGVLEEAETHLIDANLPQSGWGSPHWLDDDSFFRRQFPDVTLHLRRSDEALPSFAPGSVDYVHVDGDHSYGGCRRDFELSLPLLTERGVITLHDTSLHEQERSCGVHRVVNELRRSRRIDVIDLPLVGRGVAIVRPRPRQVGRVRRFFSKLKP from the coding sequence TTGTTTACCCTGCAGCTCATCGGCACGGATGATCAGGCGTACGAGTCCCAGGACGGTGGCATGGCGGCGGAGAACCTTTTAAACACAAGCCTCATTGATTCCCACCTGATGCGCGAGGCCCCGTGGTCCGAGGGGCACGGCGCCGCTCCGGGCCATCTCGGTGGCGGGATGCTTTACTACGCCCTCACGCACCTGCTGTGTGCGAAACGCTGCGTGTGCATCGGCTCGGGCGGTGGGTTCGTCCCGCGGTTGATGCGGCAAGCGCAACGAGACCTGCTGCGAGCTGGCGTCCTCGAAGAGGCCGAGACGCACCTCATCGACGCCAACCTCCCTCAGAGCGGCTGGGGGAGCCCGCACTGGCTCGACGATGATTCGTTCTTCCGCCGGCAGTTCCCCGACGTGACGCTTCACCTGCGTCGTTCGGACGAGGCCCTGCCGTCGTTTGCCCCGGGTTCGGTGGACTACGTGCACGTCGATGGCGACCACAGCTACGGAGGCTGCCGGCGCGATTTCGAGTTGAGCCTGCCGCTGCTGACTGAGCGAGGCGTCATCACGCTGCATGACACGTCGCTGCACGAGCAAGAGCGGAGCTGCGGCGTCCATCGTGTCGTCAACGAGCTGCGTCGATCCCGTCGCATCGACGTGATCGACCTGCCGCTGGTCGGTCGGGGCGTCGCGATCGTGCGGCCACGGCCCCGTCAGGTGGGGAGAGTCCGTCGGTTCTTCAGCAAACTGAAGCCGTAG
- a CDS encoding DUF4199 domain-containing protein encodes MRRDLFHALDWGAAIGLVNLVWLYAAYYLGLHTNGIAVFQVFMTVWLLLTCIGFVLALRSAKRRDPQRGYLSGVLFGAVAALASAVMAVVAQVGYFKVVHPEWPEYMAQQTREHFAAHGASAEQIAQFEAQARDYFTLSNYAVSSAITAFVLGMLVSAIAMLFLRRRPVAEAPVP; translated from the coding sequence ATGCGACGCGACCTTTTTCACGCCCTGGACTGGGGCGCCGCTATCGGGCTGGTGAATCTCGTCTGGTTGTACGCCGCCTACTACCTCGGACTTCACACCAATGGCATCGCCGTCTTTCAGGTCTTCATGACCGTCTGGCTGCTGCTGACGTGCATCGGGTTCGTGCTCGCCCTGCGGAGCGCTAAGCGGAGAGACCCTCAGCGCGGCTACCTGTCGGGCGTGTTGTTCGGCGCCGTTGCGGCGTTGGCTTCGGCGGTGATGGCGGTCGTCGCGCAGGTCGGCTACTTCAAGGTGGTGCATCCCGAGTGGCCCGAGTACATGGCGCAGCAAACGCGCGAGCATTTCGCCGCCCATGGCGCGAGCGCCGAACAGATCGCCCAGTTCGAGGCGCAGGCGCGGGACTACTTCACGCTCTCGAACTACGCGGTGTCGTCCGCAATCACGGCGTTTGTCCTGGGGATGCTTGTGTCAGCGATCGCGATGCTCTTCCTACGGCGGCGACCCGTGGCGGAGGCGCCCGTCCCGTAG
- a CDS encoding SBBP repeat-containing protein, with amino-acid sequence MTYYYSSLAFLFVASSAFSQSSEWMRPLGTNTDDFSYGIAIDSDGNVFVTGNTKGDFDGFAGPSDKAFVARYNSSGELLWVDQLGASARYFGKDIAVGPNGGVYIVGNSFDSTLPEYAGSSDAFVMQYDSDGNRGWSRAIGSSSGDSAEAIAIDGLGSLYMVGNKNGDGFIAKLGLTGDLLWENQFNKYSDYQPETFYEVATTNEGGVVAAGNAQDDFSAATQPFLVKYSSAGDVEWEKRLGDDGYAELGTITGMAASLSGDFYVTGTDYGTLDVRTGEYVGGTAFLSKYSSDGRIEWMHPLDDLPAAIETDQNGGLLVTGVSLIPRPYSSYVTDAFVSLYDEAGDLIWKKVLSTTVGDYTADLATNGRGLVYVAGTLNGGIGRDRTRDSNAFVAKTVVPTTVPEPGFGVILITLSTITLLVARRTIRV; translated from the coding sequence ATGACGTACTACTATTCCTCGCTTGCGTTTCTATTCGTAGCTTCGTCGGCATTTTCGCAGAGTAGCGAATGGATGCGACCGCTAGGAACGAATACCGACGACTTTTCGTACGGAATCGCAATCGATAGCGACGGGAACGTCTTCGTAACGGGTAACACCAAAGGCGACTTCGACGGCTTCGCTGGCCCGTCAGACAAGGCATTTGTCGCCCGATACAACAGCTCAGGTGAGCTCCTATGGGTCGACCAGCTCGGGGCAAGCGCTCGCTATTTTGGGAAAGATATCGCGGTCGGCCCTAATGGCGGTGTGTACATCGTTGGAAATAGCTTTGATTCGACGCTACCAGAGTATGCTGGCTCGTCCGACGCCTTCGTCATGCAATACGACAGCGACGGTAATCGAGGCTGGTCGAGGGCGATCGGGTCTTCTAGCGGCGACTCGGCAGAGGCTATTGCTATCGATGGACTAGGGAGTCTCTACATGGTGGGGAATAAAAATGGCGACGGGTTTATCGCCAAGTTGGGCCTCACTGGTGACCTGCTTTGGGAAAACCAGTTTAACAAGTATAGCGACTACCAGCCGGAAACTTTCTACGAGGTTGCTACGACTAACGAGGGTGGAGTGGTCGCTGCCGGCAATGCTCAGGACGATTTCAGTGCAGCCACCCAACCTTTTTTAGTCAAATACAGCAGCGCTGGCGATGTTGAATGGGAGAAACGTCTTGGGGATGACGGATACGCGGAATTGGGGACCATTACTGGAATGGCCGCTAGTCTATCGGGCGACTTCTATGTGACCGGCACCGACTACGGGACGCTCGACGTACGAACAGGCGAATATGTTGGCGGGACCGCATTCCTGAGCAAGTACTCGTCGGACGGTCGGATCGAATGGATGCATCCACTAGATGACTTACCTGCAGCAATTGAAACGGACCAAAATGGCGGCTTACTTGTGACCGGCGTCAGCTTGATCCCCCGCCCCTATAGCTCTTATGTAACAGATGCATTTGTGAGTCTATACGATGAGGCGGGCGACCTTATATGGAAAAAAGTTCTGTCTACGACAGTTGGCGACTATACGGCGGACCTAGCGACAAATGGCCGCGGTCTGGTCTATGTGGCAGGCACACTAAACGGCGGAATTGGAAGGGATCGAACAAGGGACTCAAACGCCTTCGTAGCGAAAACGGTGGTTCCAACGACCGTTCCAGAACCGGGCTTCGGCGTCATTCTTATAACGTTGTCTACAATTACCTTGCTGGTTGCTAGGCGAACTATCCGTGTTTAA
- a CDS encoding DMT family transporter produces MPHLALLAGCLACSTSVLWIKLSHVEPVLLTGLRLAIAALFLSPWAFRDWRRHRAQLNWTHLRDSAIPGLVLTAHFISWINGARMTLATNGSLVVNLTPIATPFLLAALSGERVTRREIAATLLASVGLAIMFVADYRLAPETFYGDLVCFGSMLLFALYLVLGRKFRHHPTTMLYVTPLYAFAALAALIIAPLVGERWPSDWQAEAPWVLLLALLPTIIGHSLLNQAMRVLRGQVVAIVNMSQFLFAGLLAWAVLGEQPAAPFYAAALFVVTAGAVAAGADRRWRTARVVSEAT; encoded by the coding sequence GTGCCCCACCTCGCCCTGCTCGCCGGTTGCCTCGCTTGTTCCACCTCGGTGTTGTGGATCAAGCTCTCGCACGTCGAGCCCGTCCTCTTGACCGGCCTGCGGCTGGCGATCGCGGCGCTGTTTCTCTCGCCGTGGGCGTTCCGCGATTGGCGGCGTCACCGGGCGCAACTCAACTGGACCCACTTGCGTGACTCGGCTATCCCGGGGCTCGTGCTGACGGCGCACTTCATCAGTTGGATCAACGGCGCGCGGATGACGCTCGCCACCAACGGTTCGCTCGTGGTGAACCTCACGCCGATCGCCACGCCGTTCCTCCTCGCCGCGCTGTCGGGCGAGCGCGTCACGCGCCGCGAGATCGCCGCCACGCTGCTCGCCTCGGTCGGGTTGGCGATCATGTTCGTCGCCGACTATCGGCTCGCGCCCGAGACCTTCTACGGCGACCTCGTCTGCTTCGGCTCGATGCTCCTCTTCGCGCTCTACCTGGTGCTAGGGCGCAAGTTCCGCCACCACCCCACGACGATGCTCTACGTGACGCCGCTGTACGCGTTCGCAGCATTGGCGGCTTTGATCATCGCGCCGTTAGTTGGCGAGCGCTGGCCGAGCGATTGGCAGGCCGAGGCCCCGTGGGTGCTGCTGCTGGCGCTGCTGCCGACGATCATCGGGCACTCGCTGCTCAATCAAGCGATGCGTGTGCTCCGCGGCCAGGTGGTGGCGATCGTCAACATGTCGCAGTTCCTCTTCGCCGGCCTCTTGGCGTGGGCGGTGCTGGGCGAACAACCCGCTGCGCCGTTCTACGCCGCCGCGTTGTTCGTCGTCACCGCCGGAGCGGTAGCGGCCGGAGCCGACCGCCGCTGGCGGACGGCGCGCGTGGTGAGCGAGGCGACGTGA
- a CDS encoding prenyltransferase/squalene oxidase repeat-containing protein: protein MNRSLCSLLIGVALLASTPSAFAQKEAASSERAAKVKAIADDAFTFLREQGQDKSGAFTPQMGSGITSLVVTAALRHGRPVDDPLVADGLKAIVASIQDDGGIYGNGRLKNYETCVAITCLAEANKAAGDGRYDEALENAEAFVRGLQIGSDGAVGPEDPEYGGVGYSGRERPDLSNTAYLISALHSVGAEGDDPAMQRALAFVSRCQNLDAQWNDTPFAGKVDDGGFYYVIPTEAVDPSEDERYTANGGLRSYGSMTYSGFKSLVYAGLKKDDPRAKAALDWIGKHYTLENNPGQGDAGLYYYYNTFGVALAASDLEEITTDGGESHNWRDDLVAELGERQKENGSWVSTNRQWFENDPNLCTAFALLALSYCD, encoded by the coding sequence ATGAATCGATCCCTCTGCTCCTTGCTGATTGGCGTTGCGTTACTCGCTTCCACACCGTCAGCCTTTGCTCAGAAGGAAGCGGCTTCTTCGGAGCGAGCCGCGAAGGTTAAGGCGATCGCCGACGACGCCTTCACGTTTCTGCGCGAGCAGGGACAGGACAAGAGCGGGGCGTTCACGCCTCAGATGGGGTCGGGCATCACTTCGCTGGTGGTGACCGCGGCGCTGCGGCACGGCCGGCCCGTCGATGACCCGCTGGTGGCCGACGGCCTTAAGGCGATCGTGGCGAGCATCCAGGACGACGGCGGCATCTACGGCAACGGGCGCCTCAAGAACTACGAAACGTGCGTGGCGATCACGTGCCTCGCCGAGGCGAACAAGGCGGCGGGCGATGGCCGCTACGACGAAGCGCTCGAGAACGCCGAGGCGTTCGTGCGCGGCCTACAAATCGGCTCCGACGGCGCCGTGGGCCCCGAAGACCCCGAGTACGGCGGCGTCGGCTACAGCGGCCGCGAACGGCCCGACCTGTCGAACACGGCTTATCTCATCAGCGCCCTGCACTCCGTCGGCGCCGAAGGCGACGACCCGGCGATGCAGCGCGCGCTGGCGTTCGTGTCGCGTTGCCAGAACCTCGACGCGCAGTGGAACGACACCCCGTTCGCCGGCAAAGTAGACGACGGCGGCTTCTACTACGTGATCCCCACCGAAGCGGTCGATCCGTCCGAAGACGAGCGCTACACCGCCAACGGCGGGCTGCGGAGCTACGGCTCGATGACCTACTCGGGCTTCAAGAGCCTGGTCTACGCCGGCCTCAAGAAGGACGACCCCCGCGCGAAGGCGGCGCTCGACTGGATCGGCAAGCACTACACGCTTGAGAACAACCCCGGCCAAGGGGACGCCGGCCTCTACTACTACTACAACACGTTCGGCGTGGCGCTGGCGGCGTCGGATCTCGAAGAGATCACAACCGACGGCGGTGAGTCGCACAACTGGCGCGATGATCTGGTCGCCGAACTCGGTGAGCGGCAGAAGGAGAACGGATCGTGGGTGAGCACCAACCGACAGTGGTTCGAGAACGATCCGAATCTCTGCACGGCGTTCGCGCTATTGGCGCTTTCGTATTGTGACTGA
- a CDS encoding VWA domain-containing protein — protein sequence MRLAVDYPYWLLALGLAPLLVLAARRSLSGLDRWRSRVALLLRLLVLTAVVLALAGARFDRESKAVNVAYLLDQSESIPAETRERMRRLVIDNIDQRRHADTGDRAAVVVFGRKAVVEYPPVDYTPALARIESSVDATATDVADAVRVADRILPRDAARRVVLVSDGNENLGAAAREAAAAAEGGLSIDVIAAPVDSSADIAVESVYAPTVASRDQPFDVRVVLANRSPSSQAAGKLRVVRRAGATEEVISESPVTLPPGKRVFTIRQEPDSADFYTYEARFVPNNPRADAHARNNVAAGFVDVRGPGRVLLIEDHSHQGEFDRLVEGLRREGLEVIVEPSNATFASLAELQRFDTVLLANLPRTSDDAGSLFATLTDPQVEMLVRNTEQMGCGLVMIGGGRALGAGGWADTALEKAMPVDFRIKNLKVMPTGALALVIDKSGSMDGEKMVLARAAAHEAIRVLGPRDYVSIVAFDDGVSSVVPIARVGDGQQARRRVQQLAASGGTNLLPGMEAARRELRKATDASARHMIVLTDGQTPPEGIEQLAARLKRDDKTTVTAVAVGPDADGRLLDAIAKRGGGKFYSVRNPRAVPRIFMREAMRVAMPVVKPLSPPRSPQRVFEHEILSGVSGGFPAISGFVQTTVKESSLVDVLLRSPEPKLAANATVLATWNYGLGKTAVFATDAGHDWANSWTGWEHYDRFFAQLVRWSMRPTGGEDDYLLTTEESGDVTRVIVDAIGDDSREAELDLATGYASGPGGESVPFTLRQTAPGRVVGEFATGAPGVYFLTVTPRVGGPTLRAGVAVSRSAEYEDKEVNVPLLTRLAEYAPPRGDAGRLVGGEAPLPFVTAAGDEAARELDPFRRDMPPVVHSQEAWPLMVLLASVLFVGDVAWRRLRINPFGFLGALRSRLRRTQVEATAPTLERLHSRKQAVREGYAAQRASDGEAPTGASPVAELKQPSGASKPRPPAQPSPSIARDKAPDEEAGYTSRLLAAKRAATKQSNDDDKKNRS from the coding sequence ATGCGGCTAGCAGTCGATTACCCTTACTGGCTGCTAGCGCTCGGTTTGGCGCCGCTGTTGGTCTTAGCGGCGCGGCGTTCGCTGTCGGGCCTCGACCGCTGGCGTTCGCGCGTCGCGCTCTTGTTGCGGCTGCTGGTCCTCACGGCGGTGGTGCTCGCACTCGCGGGCGCCCGGTTCGATCGGGAGAGCAAGGCGGTCAACGTCGCCTATCTGCTCGACCAGTCGGAGAGCATCCCCGCCGAGACGCGCGAGCGGATGCGGCGGCTGGTGATCGACAACATCGACCAGCGCCGCCACGCCGACACGGGCGACCGGGCCGCGGTCGTCGTCTTCGGCCGCAAGGCGGTCGTCGAGTACCCGCCGGTCGATTACACGCCGGCGCTTGCGCGGATCGAGAGCTCCGTTGATGCGACCGCGACCGACGTCGCCGACGCCGTACGTGTCGCCGACCGCATCTTGCCGCGCGACGCGGCGCGGCGGGTGGTCCTCGTGTCGGACGGCAACGAGAACCTCGGCGCCGCCGCGCGCGAAGCGGCCGCGGCCGCCGAGGGCGGACTCAGCATCGACGTGATCGCGGCGCCGGTCGATAGCTCGGCCGACATCGCCGTCGAAAGCGTCTACGCCCCGACCGTCGCCAGCCGCGACCAGCCGTTCGACGTGCGGGTGGTCCTCGCCAACCGCTCGCCGTCGTCGCAGGCCGCCGGGAAGTTGCGGGTGGTGCGTCGCGCCGGCGCTACCGAAGAGGTGATCTCCGAGTCACCAGTAACCTTGCCGCCGGGCAAGCGCGTCTTCACGATCCGCCAAGAGCCCGATTCGGCCGACTTCTACACGTATGAGGCGCGGTTCGTCCCGAACAACCCGCGCGCCGACGCCCACGCCCGCAACAACGTGGCGGCGGGCTTCGTCGATGTCCGCGGCCCGGGGCGTGTGCTGTTGATTGAAGACCACAGCCACCAAGGCGAGTTCGATCGGCTCGTCGAAGGGCTCCGCCGAGAAGGGCTCGAGGTCATCGTCGAACCGTCGAACGCGACGTTCGCCTCGCTAGCCGAGTTACAGCGCTTCGATACGGTGCTGTTGGCGAACCTGCCGCGCACCAGCGACGACGCCGGCTCGCTGTTTGCAACGCTCACCGACCCGCAGGTCGAGATGCTGGTCCGCAACACCGAGCAGATGGGCTGCGGCCTGGTGATGATCGGCGGCGGCCGCGCGCTGGGCGCCGGCGGCTGGGCCGACACGGCGCTCGAGAAGGCGATGCCGGTCGACTTCCGGATCAAGAACCTCAAGGTGATGCCGACCGGAGCGCTGGCGCTGGTGATCGACAAGTCGGGCTCGATGGACGGCGAGAAGATGGTGCTCGCCCGCGCGGCCGCGCACGAGGCGATCCGCGTCCTCGGGCCGCGCGACTACGTTTCGATCGTGGCGTTCGATGACGGCGTCAGCAGCGTCGTGCCGATCGCCCGCGTCGGCGACGGCCAGCAAGCGCGGCGACGCGTCCAGCAGCTCGCCGCCAGCGGCGGCACCAACCTGCTGCCCGGCATGGAGGCGGCGCGGCGCGAGCTGCGCAAAGCGACCGACGCCAGCGCCCGGCACATGATCGTTCTCACCGACGGCCAAACGCCTCCCGAGGGGATCGAGCAGCTCGCCGCCCGGCTCAAGCGCGACGACAAGACGACCGTCACGGCCGTCGCGGTCGGTCCCGACGCCGACGGCAGGCTCCTCGACGCGATCGCCAAACGCGGCGGCGGCAAGTTCTACTCGGTGCGGAACCCGCGCGCCGTGCCACGGATCTTCATGCGCGAGGCGATGCGCGTCGCGATGCCGGTGGTGAAGCCGCTCAGCCCGCCGCGGTCGCCACAGCGCGTGTTCGAACACGAGATCCTCTCGGGCGTCAGCGGCGGCTTCCCCGCGATCAGCGGCTTTGTGCAGACAACCGTCAAGGAGAGCTCGCTGGTCGATGTGCTGCTGCGTTCGCCCGAGCCGAAGCTCGCCGCCAACGCGACGGTGCTGGCGACGTGGAACTACGGCCTCGGCAAGACGGCGGTCTTCGCAACCGACGCCGGCCACGACTGGGCCAACTCGTGGACGGGCTGGGAGCACTACGACCGGTTCTTCGCGCAGCTGGTGCGCTGGTCGATGCGGCCCACCGGCGGCGAGGACGACTACCTGCTGACGACCGAAGAGTCGGGTGACGTGACGCGCGTCATCGTGGACGCCATCGGCGACGATTCGCGCGAAGCGGAGCTCGACCTGGCGACGGGGTACGCGTCGGGCCCCGGCGGCGAGTCGGTCCCGTTCACGTTGCGGCAGACGGCGCCCGGGCGGGTGGTCGGCGAGTTCGCCACCGGCGCGCCGGGCGTCTACTTCCTGACGGTGACGCCGCGTGTCGGCGGGCCGACGCTCCGCGCGGGCGTCGCGGTCAGCCGGTCGGCGGAGTATGAGGACAAAGAAGTCAACGTCCCGCTGCTGACCCGGCTCGCCGAGTACGCCCCGCCGCGGGGCGACGCGGGCCGGCTCGTGGGCGGCGAGGCGCCGCTGCCGTTCGTCACCGCCGCGGGCGACGAAGCGGCGCGCGAGCTCGATCCCTTCCGCCGCGACATGCCGCCGGTCGTCCACTCGCAAGAGGCGTGGCCGCTGATGGTGCTGCTGGCGAGCGTGCTGTTCGTCGGCGACGTCGCGTGGCGGCGGCTACGGATCAACCCGTTTGGTTTTCTCGGCGCGTTGCGGAGCCGCCTGCGACGCACGCAAGTCGAAGCGACGGCGCCGACACTCGAGCGCCTGCACAGCCGCAAGCAAGCGGTGCGCGAGGGCTACGCCGCCCAGCGGGCGTCCGACGGAGAGGCGCCCACGGGCGCGAGTCCCGTCGCCGAACTCAAACAGCCGAGCGGCGCGTCGAAGCCCAGGCCGCCCGCCCAGCCCAGCCCCTCGATCGCCCGCGATAAGGCGCCCGACGAAGAGGCGGGCTACACGTCGCGACTGCTCGCCGCCAAGCGCGCCGCGACGAAGCAGTCGAACGACGACGACAAGAAGAACCGTTCGTAG